From the Thermoproteota archaeon genome, one window contains:
- a CDS encoding DUF401 family protein, producing MVDPVLSFAISVAMLVGLLIRKQEVHVAIMASTLVFGLLTLGAGMADSTVRGILTYSTLKLFIAFFSALFLSYMMKVAGILDKMTRLFASLSCNFASIFVPSLVGLIPMPGGALVSAMMLKEHYLERQGLDSNFASFLNYWFRHIWVPVWPLFQALILTAVILNTPIVRIIESTFPAAIGTIGAGLIISYPLLRRRARSCEERVGSRWKLIVAGWPFLLVVILVFVVRLPVEFALLITALATAAYARPSKRKLVEGVKFALSPKILLVIVAVMMYRQYVFDSHSADALLNFMVSHGIPIMPVVFTLPFVIGATTAGEFVFAGTAFPLLINVLGTGKAINDLALLVGYTGGYIGVMLSPVHLCLILTLEHYGGRYSGVYKYLVPASILSVIISLALGAILWGR from the coding sequence ATGGTGGATCCCGTGCTGAGCTTCGCTATCTCAGTGGCTATGCTCGTGGGGCTTCTGATCAGGAAGCAGGAGGTTCACGTCGCAATAATGGCCTCCACCCTAGTGTTCGGCCTGCTCACCTTGGGGGCAGGGATGGCAGATTCCACTGTCAGGGGGATCCTCACTTACTCCACTCTGAAGCTGTTCATAGCCTTCTTCTCGGCCCTGTTCCTCTCATACATGATGAAGGTGGCTGGCATCCTCGATAAGATGACCCGGCTATTCGCCAGCCTGAGCTGCAACTTCGCCTCCATATTCGTCCCATCGCTGGTAGGTCTCATTCCCATGCCCGGCGGCGCCTTGGTTTCGGCCATGATGCTGAAGGAGCACTACTTGGAGAGGCAGGGGCTGGATAGCAACTTCGCCTCCTTTCTGAACTACTGGTTCAGGCACATATGGGTGCCCGTCTGGCCCCTATTCCAGGCCCTCATACTCACCGCAGTCATACTAAACACGCCGATAGTCAGGATAATAGAATCAACCTTTCCCGCAGCGATCGGGACGATAGGGGCGGGCCTAATAATCTCCTACCCATTACTGAGGAGGAGAGCTAGGAGCTGTGAGGAGAGAGTTGGCAGCAGGTGGAAACTGATAGTGGCAGGATGGCCCTTCCTCCTCGTCGTGATCCTAGTCTTCGTGGTGAGGCTCCCGGTGGAGTTCGCCCTCCTGATCACCGCCTTGGCAACCGCAGCATACGCGAGGCCCTCCAAGAGGAAGCTGGTGGAGGGCGTGAAGTTCGCCCTCTCGCCCAAGATCCTCTTGGTGATAGTGGCCGTGATGATGTACAGGCAGTACGTGTTCGACAGTCATTCAGCCGATGCCCTCCTGAATTTCATGGTCTCCCACGGTATTCCGATAATGCCCGTAGTTTTCACCCTCCCCTTCGTCATAGGCGCCACTACCGCCGGGGAGTTCGTGTTCGCCGGAACAGCTTTTCCCCTCCTGATCAATGTGCTGGGGACCGGTAAAGCGATAAATGACCTGGCACTTCTGGTGGGGTATACGGGGGGCTACATAGGGGTCATGCTCTCCCCAGTGCACCTATGTCTAATACTTACACTGGAACACTACGGTGGGAGGTACTCGGGCGTCTACAAGTACTTGGTGCCTGCCTCCATTCTATCCGTGATAATTTCCCTCGCTCTGGGGGCGATCCTGTGGGGAAGGTGA
- the larA gene encoding nickel-dependent lactate racemase has translation MGKVRILYGDRPLHLDIPDENLLGVYGVKAPPQVDVDEMLEEALDSPVSSDRLEEIRASKVLIVVNDSARLTPTPKMLDHVLPRLEEDARIIVATGTHRPPTEEEYRGLILGHHYDRLRRVTTYHDSKGSEFTDLGRTARGTPILINSEVFRNDLVITMGSVEPHYFAGYTGGRKSIAPGLCAYECVEANHKMALLPEAALGRLRGNPLHEDLEEMVRKVAGRVRIFSLNVAITGEGRAWAAESGDIFDSFYSLVEEVESRYSVELPEQADIVVAVAPGEMGIDLYQSHKALEAAKPLVREGGVVILVAPCWDGIGPRNFYDLLAGRSREEIKEYVWKNYRLGYHKSAKIVELLDKAEVYAVTDLSPEILERIGFKPFSNPQEALDEALARVGGKVAVLPEASLVVPRLRAKR, from the coding sequence GTGGGGAAGGTGAGGATCCTCTACGGGGACAGGCCCCTTCACCTCGATATCCCGGATGAGAATCTGCTGGGGGTCTACGGTGTAAAGGCCCCTCCCCAAGTTGATGTAGATGAAATGCTGGAGGAGGCACTGGATTCTCCGGTTAGCAGCGATCGGTTGGAGGAGATCAGGGCTTCTAAGGTGCTCATAGTGGTTAACGACTCCGCTAGGCTCACCCCCACTCCTAAGATGCTGGACCACGTCCTCCCAAGGTTGGAGGAGGACGCGAGGATCATAGTCGCCACCGGGACCCACAGGCCACCTACAGAGGAGGAGTACAGGGGGCTGATACTGGGACACCACTACGACAGACTGAGAAGGGTGACGACGTACCATGACTCGAAGGGAAGCGAGTTCACCGACTTGGGAAGGACCGCGAGGGGGACCCCCATCCTGATAAACTCGGAAGTCTTCAGAAACGATCTCGTAATTACCATGGGTTCGGTAGAGCCCCACTACTTCGCTGGCTACACTGGGGGTAGGAAGAGCATCGCACCTGGTCTGTGCGCCTACGAATGCGTCGAGGCAAACCACAAAATGGCACTACTTCCCGAAGCGGCCCTTGGGAGACTCAGGGGAAACCCACTGCACGAAGATTTAGAGGAGATGGTCAGGAAGGTGGCGGGAAGGGTGAGGATCTTCTCCCTGAATGTGGCCATCACCGGGGAGGGGAGGGCGTGGGCCGCTGAGTCAGGTGACATATTCGATTCCTTCTACTCCCTCGTCGAGGAGGTGGAGAGCAGGTACTCGGTGGAGCTGCCCGAACAGGCGGACATAGTTGTGGCCGTGGCCCCGGGAGAGATGGGAATAGACCTCTATCAGTCTCACAAGGCGCTGGAGGCCGCCAAACCCTTGGTGAGGGAGGGCGGCGTGGTCATACTCGTCGCGCCCTGCTGGGACGGCATCGGGCCCAGAAACTTCTACGACCTCCTGGCCGGGAGGAGCAGGGAGGAGATAAAGGAATATGTATGGAAGAATTACAGGCTCGGCTATCACAAGTCCGCGAAGATAGTGGAGCTTCTGGATAAGGCGGAGGTGTACGCGGTCACTGACTTGAGCCCGGAGATCCTTGAGAGGATAGGATTCAAGCCCTTCTCCAATCCGCAGGAGGCGTTGGACGAGGCCCTCGCTAGGGTGGGCGGGAAGGTGGCAGTCCTGCCCGAGGCGAGTTTGGTCGTGCCCCGGCTGAGGGCTAAGCGTTAA